A single region of the Mercenaria mercenaria strain notata chromosome 6, MADL_Memer_1, whole genome shotgun sequence genome encodes:
- the LOC123522925 gene encoding E3 ubiquitin-protein ligase TRIM33-like produces MATKEDQLQCDKELDVSSTCFPCLESGRKTKTIRYCAECRSYFCTQCLEDHSKFAVLRKHQIIDKPVATEHSSEKKAELKLAENFEVSNPCSPCSEVWITIEAISFCVECKSYLCEQCYKDHNKFAALRKHHIMDKSEAAKQHGETDQSKGISALECSNHCGQHIDSYCKDHDEVCCSICVITEHRSCRKTEKILKIEKKQRRKQFNDIKQSLKTFLEFANHEKMDRNNNLTDLKEEKNQILADIDTFEENITERIRVIAVASRGKVRATHAKHENAVMSDVKKLDTVISALKGSLNKHIKTNKNELQAFVSTKNTQKTLDEARLVVNDLSRKWVQTELCYNFNNAITGIYTDKGTLTFGDIIEKTKVDQACDVKGESNVKANMTPTHVVLGMSPWDMDALTMLC; encoded by the exons ATGGCAACAAAGGAAGACCAATTACAGTGTGACAAGGAGTTGGATGTTTCTTCCACCTGTTTCCCATGCTTGGAGTCTGGAAGGAAAACAAAGACTATCAGATACTGTGCTGAATGCAGGTCATACTTTTGTACACAATGTTTAGAAGACCATAGCAAGTTTGCAGTACTACGTAAACATCAAATCATCGACAAACCTGTGGCTACTGAGCATTCCAGTGAGAAGAAAGCCGAATTGAAGTTAGCTGAGAATTTCGAAGTTTCAAACCCTTGTTCACCATGCTCTGAGGTATGGATAACAATAGAGGCCATTAGTTTTTGTGTGGAATGCAAGTCATATCTTTGCGAGCAATGTTACAAGGATCACAACAAGTTTGCGGCTTTACGTAAACATCATATCATGGATAAGTCTGAAGCTGCCAAGCAACATGGAGAAACAGATCAGTCTAAGGGAATTTCTGCGTTAGAATGTAGCAACCACTGTGGACAACACATTGACAGCTATTGTAAGGATCATGATGAAGTATGCTGTAGCATTTGTGTGATCACTGAACACAG ATCCTGTAGGAAAACAGAAAAGATACTGAAGATAGAAAAGAAGCAAAGGCGTAAGCAATTCAACGATATTAAACAATCCCTAAAGACATTCCTTGAGTTTGCAAATCATGAAAAGATGGATCGAAATAATAACTTAACAGACCTAAAAGAAGAAAAGAACCAAATCCTAGCTGATATTGATACATTTGAAGAGAATATAACAGAAAGAATTAGAGTGATTGCTGTAGCGTCAAGAGGTAAGGTAAGAGCAACTCATGCAAAACATGAAAATGCTGTAATGTCCGATGTCAAAAAATTAGATACAGTTATATCAGCACTGAAGGGAAGTTTGAATAAACatatcaaaactaacaaaaacgAACTTCAGGCATTTGTAAGCACAAAGAACACTCAGAAGACATTAGATGAAGCAAGACTGGTTGTGAATGATCTTTCACGCAAATGGGTGCAGACAGAACTTTGTTACAACTTCAACAATGCGATTACTGGTATATATACAGATAAAGGAACACTAACTTTTGGGGACATCATTGAAAAAACGAAAGTAGACCAAGCCTGTGATGTCAAGGGGGAAAGTAATGTTAAGGCAAATATGACACCAACACATGTAGTACTAGGAATGTCTCCATGGGACATGGATGCCCTAACAATGTTATGTTAA